The following are encoded in a window of uncultured Pseudomonas sp. genomic DNA:
- a CDS encoding TadE/TadG family type IV pilus assembly protein, with translation MRRHSQSAQAMVEFLIIIPVLILLIFGAAQAAFIYSAKNGLNYATFQAARIGAMNHAQYSDIRRGLIRGMYPMFSRVKDERMKYTATEADNYVLITRVSPEQASFDAFAEEVDTLGVQAIPNDNLMFRSTQQTPVSIQDANLLKLRVQYCMRLIVPMVEHILSSASRFNTDRVAGSFNEVSKRNPDYADICAARNGFIITAEATVRMQSAAINDAEYCGAGNKMHCP, from the coding sequence ATGCGCAGGCACTCTCAATCGGCCCAGGCCATGGTTGAATTTCTGATCATCATTCCGGTGCTCATCCTGCTGATTTTCGGTGCCGCGCAAGCGGCATTCATCTATTCAGCGAAGAATGGACTGAACTACGCAACCTTTCAGGCCGCGCGTATCGGGGCCATGAACCATGCCCAGTACAGCGATATTCGCCGTGGTTTGATCCGGGGCATGTACCCAATGTTCTCTCGGGTGAAGGATGAGCGCATGAAGTACACGGCCACGGAAGCAGACAACTACGTGCTCATCACCCGTGTCAGCCCTGAACAGGCGAGCTTCGATGCCTTCGCCGAAGAGGTCGACACGCTTGGCGTGCAGGCCATCCCCAATGACAACCTGATGTTTCGCTCCACCCAACAAACCCCGGTATCGATTCAGGACGCCAACCTGCTCAAGCTACGGGTGCAGTACTGCATGCGTCTGATCGTACCCATGGTCGAACACATTTTAAGCTCGGCCTCACGCTTCAACACCGATCGGGTTGCGGGCAGCTTCAATGAAGTATCAAAGAGAAACCCGGATTACGCCGACATCTGCGCAGCCCGTAATGGCTTCATCATTACCGCCGAAGCGACAGTGCGTATGCAATCGGCGGCAATTAATGACGCCGAGTACTGCGGTGCCGGCAATAAAATGCATTGCCCTTAG
- a CDS encoding tetratricopeptide repeat protein — protein MRVLSIAVLALCLGGCAGLQPKNQMLELQQQADTAYAQAQYAQASELYRRLTVKLPTDAGVRYQLGNSLARQGDNLGAIASYRDALVRDPQHARSWHNLLQVQLREATLTAAEMQRYLSAQTPYAERALKRAEQLLDVFHATE, from the coding sequence ATGCGTGTCCTGAGTATTGCTGTATTAGCCCTATGCCTGGGCGGTTGTGCTGGCCTGCAACCAAAAAACCAAATGCTCGAGCTGCAACAGCAAGCCGATACCGCCTACGCCCAGGCGCAATATGCCCAGGCCAGCGAGCTGTATCGTCGCCTAACCGTGAAGTTGCCCACAGATGCAGGGGTGCGCTATCAGCTGGGCAACAGCCTAGCGCGCCAGGGCGATAACCTCGGAGCGATTGCCAGTTACCGTGATGCATTGGTGCGCGACCCGCAGCATGCCCGCAGCTGGCATAACCTGCTCCAGGTTCAGCTGCGTGAAGCCACGTTGACCGCTGCCGAGATGCAGCGCTATCTGAGTGCGCAGACCCCGTATGCCGAGCGGGCCCTGAAGCGTGCCGAGCAGTTGCTCGATGTGTTCCACGCGACGGAGTAA
- a CDS encoding DUF192 domain-containing protein has translation MPCQLIRTDGSQQPLALEQAISLWPRLKGLLGRNRLPPAQGIWLKPCNSVHCLFMRFSIDVLYLDAAQRIIAIRADLKPWQLSLCWPAKSVVELAAGECQRLSITIGDQIQCVS, from the coding sequence ATGCCCTGCCAACTGATCCGTACCGATGGCAGCCAACAGCCTCTCGCGCTTGAACAAGCCATCAGCCTTTGGCCGCGACTCAAGGGGCTACTCGGCCGTAATCGGCTGCCCCCCGCCCAGGGGATTTGGCTCAAGCCCTGCAACTCGGTGCATTGTTTATTTATGCGGTTCAGCATCGACGTGCTCTACCTCGACGCAGCGCAGCGCATCATCGCCATCCGCGCCGACCTCAAGCCTTGGCAACTAAGCCTGTGCTGGCCGGCCAAAAGCGTGGTCGAGCTCGCCGCAGGCGAATGTCAGCGTTTAAGCATCACTATTGGAGATCAGATTCAATGCGTGTCCTGA
- a CDS encoding type II secretion system F family protein, producing MNEILVLLSSASLGITVTCSLLLLISLLSLLPEENRAYMDPVPGWIRPIWPLVRLVSHHFCSNLSPRIMDWLDIRLQKTGALYVLTAEDFLALCITMSLLLPALAILPMASGQSGIIWSVVLLMAAMGGALPVMWISDTHKRRDRDIIRNLPVFLEYLTMCVDAGLNFLGALQQAVDKGPNGAMKNEFRIVLRDIRSGLPRAEALTRMEQRVNLKDVSTFVRSVIQAEKMGSSLRNTLQIQAQQRLEERFQRAEKTAMQAPVKLVIPLIMFIFPLTFVILLFPIVVKFMGET from the coding sequence ATGAACGAAATCCTTGTTCTGCTCAGTAGCGCCAGCCTGGGCATCACCGTCACCTGCAGCCTGCTGTTGCTGATCTCACTGCTGTCACTGCTGCCGGAAGAAAACCGCGCCTACATGGATCCGGTGCCCGGTTGGATTCGGCCAATCTGGCCGCTGGTACGCCTGGTCAGCCATCACTTTTGCAGCAACCTGTCGCCACGCATCATGGACTGGCTGGATATACGCCTGCAGAAAACCGGCGCCCTTTATGTGCTCACCGCCGAAGACTTCCTGGCGCTGTGTATCACCATGAGCCTGCTGCTGCCGGCTCTGGCAATCCTGCCTATGGCCAGCGGCCAGAGCGGCATCATCTGGTCGGTAGTGCTGTTGATGGCCGCCATGGGGGGCGCCCTGCCGGTGATGTGGATCAGCGATACACACAAGCGTCGCGATCGCGACATCATCCGCAACCTGCCGGTATTCCTGGAGTACCTGACCATGTGCGTGGACGCCGGCCTGAACTTCCTCGGTGCCCTGCAGCAGGCGGTGGACAAAGGTCCGAACGGGGCGATGAAAAACGAGTTCCGCATCGTTCTGCGCGACATACGTTCCGGCCTGCCACGCGCTGAAGCCCTGACGCGCATGGAGCAGCGGGTCAACCTGAAAGACGTGTCAACCTTCGTACGCTCGGTGATCCAGGCCGAAAAAATGGGTAGCAGCCTGCGCAACACCTTGCAGATCCAGGCCCAGCAACGTCTTGAAGAGCGCTTTCAGCGTGCCGAGAAAACCGCCATGCAGGCCCCTGTGAAACTGGTTATCCCGCTGATCATGTTCATCTTCCCGCTGACCTTCGTGATCCTGCTGTTCCCTATCGTGGTCAAATTCATGGGTGAAACCTGA
- a CDS encoding type II secretion system F family protein translates to MSEWLLYLSAGLIAVAGFALAMLLAEKVGDNLEFYRSQFSRNAELEMADMFIFASGRQMFIVNAMLLVLVPLFLHAVFQITLVTVIGALLMLFVPKLLLNQMSKSRLRKFEEQLPDAFMLLSSSLQSGASLNMALENVVHQSPPPLNQEFGLLIKNIRLGVTLEDALLKLEKRLPLPSFIMASSAIRISREVGGNLVETINTMAAMLRRKRVMEGKIDSLTAQGKAQGAFMAMLPIFLALILSAIEPEAMSQLYTTRNGLLVLTVMIIMEVLGFVFIRKITRIDA, encoded by the coding sequence ATGTCTGAATGGCTGCTGTACCTCAGCGCTGGATTGATCGCCGTGGCCGGCTTTGCCCTGGCCATGCTGCTGGCTGAAAAGGTCGGCGATAACCTGGAGTTTTATCGCAGCCAGTTTTCGCGCAATGCCGAGCTGGAAATGGCCGACATGTTTATCTTCGCCAGTGGTCGGCAGATGTTTATCGTCAATGCCATGTTGTTGGTGCTGGTGCCACTGTTTTTGCATGCGGTGTTCCAGATCACCCTGGTCACCGTGATCGGCGCACTGCTCATGCTGTTCGTGCCCAAGTTGTTGCTCAACCAGATGAGCAAAAGCCGCCTGAGGAAATTCGAAGAGCAGTTACCCGATGCCTTTATGCTGCTGTCCAGCAGCCTGCAATCCGGGGCCAGCCTGAACATGGCCTTGGAGAACGTGGTGCATCAGTCACCGCCCCCCCTGAACCAGGAGTTCGGCTTGCTGATCAAGAACATCCGCCTGGGGGTAACCCTGGAGGATGCTCTACTCAAGCTGGAAAAACGCCTGCCGCTGCCCTCGTTCATCATGGCCAGCTCGGCCATCCGCATCAGCCGCGAAGTCGGTGGCAACCTAGTGGAAACCATCAATACCATGGCCGCCATGCTTCGCCGCAAGCGCGTGATGGAAGGCAAGATCGACAGCCTCACCGCTCAGGGCAAGGCGCAAGGGGCGTTTATGGCGATGCTGCCGATATTTCTCGCCCTGATCCTCAGCGCGATCGAGCCCGAGGCCATGAGCCAGCTCTACACCACTCGCAATGGCCTACTCGTGCTGACCGTGATGATCATCATGGAAGTGCTGGGCTTTGTCTTCATCAGAAAAATCACCCGGATCGACGCCTAG
- a CDS encoding ATPase, T2SS/T4P/T4SS family translates to MFEIEITYKDGQPVDKLTCASASCELGKARTGLVRLRGWKVAPTHARIEQSLAGLFVEDVSRGYEVRVNDKPVSRHGPLNPEDIIAIGGYLLRVRSLIQPLSEDTPEAVLAPDTPEVNNDSHLAYMEWSQFIQAELFRALDLRRMNLDSMGPEEVRGILSELIDGLIEQVLARLPASVKTEVLRKIVLDEAVGLGPLEDLLADKSVSEIMVNAHDDIYVERSGRLEKTPINFSSNAAVLSTIERIISPLGRRIDESSPMVDARLKDGSRVNAIIPPLALRGPCLTIRKFSEKKLTTDDLLKYGSINEPMVEFLRTAVEQRMNIVVSGGTGSGKTTLLNILSNFIPLEERVVTVEDAAELKLVQPHVVSLEARPANMEGKGQVTIRDLVRNCLRMRPDRIVVGECRGGEALDMLQAMNTGHDGSLTTGHANTPRDMMRRLEVMVLMAGMDLPVQAIREQIASAVQIIVQQTRFGDGSRRITSITEITGMEQSTILLNEIFNYQQQGFDENGRIKGYYHATGQVPEFYEELSKRGIGVNMDIFRSVPRNV, encoded by the coding sequence ATGTTCGAAATTGAAATCACTTACAAAGACGGCCAGCCGGTCGATAAGTTGACCTGCGCCAGTGCGTCTTGCGAGTTGGGCAAAGCACGCACCGGGCTGGTTCGCTTGCGCGGCTGGAAGGTCGCACCAACCCATGCGCGCATCGAACAATCGCTGGCCGGCTTGTTTGTCGAAGACGTCAGCAGGGGTTATGAGGTACGGGTCAACGACAAACCGGTGAGCCGCCATGGCCCCCTGAACCCAGAGGATATTATCGCCATCGGCGGTTATCTGCTCCGCGTGCGTTCGCTGATCCAGCCACTCAGCGAGGACACGCCGGAGGCCGTGCTGGCTCCGGACACCCCAGAGGTTAATAACGACAGTCACCTGGCTTACATGGAGTGGTCGCAGTTCATTCAAGCCGAACTATTCCGCGCCCTCGACCTGCGCCGCATGAACCTCGACAGCATGGGGCCGGAAGAGGTTCGGGGGATTCTCTCCGAGCTAATCGACGGGCTGATCGAGCAGGTACTCGCCCGCCTCCCGGCCAGCGTCAAGACCGAAGTGCTGCGCAAGATCGTACTGGATGAAGCCGTGGGCCTCGGGCCGCTGGAAGATCTGCTGGCCGACAAGAGCGTCAGCGAGATCATGGTCAACGCCCACGATGATATTTATGTCGAACGCAGCGGCCGCCTGGAGAAAACTCCGATCAACTTCAGCTCAAACGCCGCTGTGCTGTCGACCATTGAGCGGATTATTTCCCCGTTGGGTCGCCGCATCGATGAAAGCTCTCCAATGGTCGATGCGCGCCTGAAAGATGGCTCGCGGGTCAACGCCATCATCCCGCCGCTGGCGCTACGTGGACCGTGCTTAACCATTCGCAAATTCTCCGAGAAAAAACTCACCACCGACGACCTGCTCAAGTACGGCTCAATCAACGAGCCGATGGTGGAATTTTTACGCACGGCCGTTGAGCAGCGCATGAACATCGTAGTGTCTGGTGGTACTGGCTCGGGAAAGACCACGCTGCTGAACATTCTGTCCAACTTTATCCCGCTAGAGGAACGTGTGGTCACCGTCGAAGACGCCGCCGAACTGAAGCTGGTGCAACCCCACGTGGTGTCGCTGGAGGCCCGTCCGGCCAACATGGAAGGCAAAGGCCAAGTAACCATCCGTGACCTGGTGCGCAACTGCCTGCGCATGCGCCCCGACCGCATCGTGGTCGGCGAGTGTCGGGGCGGTGAAGCACTGGACATGCTGCAGGCGATGAACACCGGTCACGATGGCTCACTGACCACCGGCCACGCCAACACTCCACGCGACATGATGCGCCGTCTAGAGGTAATGGTGCTGATGGCGGGCATGGACCTCCCCGTGCAGGCCATCCGCGAGCAGATCGCTTCGGCGGTGCAGATTATCGTCCAGCAAACCCGTTTCGGTGATGGCTCGCGGCGCATCACCAGCATCACCGAAATAACCGGTATGGAACAAAGCACCATCCTGCTCAATGAGATTTTCAACTACCAGCAGCAAGGCTTCGATGAGAATGGCCGGATCAAAGGCTACTACCACGCAACGGGGCAGGTCCCCGAGTTTTACGAGGAGCTGAGCAAGCGCGGCATCGGGGTGAACATGGACATCTTCCGTTCGGTGCCGCGCAATGTCTGA
- a CDS encoding pilus assembly protein N-terminal domain-containing protein — protein sequence MNIRRVLVFFCAMCLSAYAQANEIPPSIVLYDGDVSVLKAPGIERVAVGDVEIISATLLKNEEVVITAQKPGETTVQIWFEDETRQQMSVVVAKANGYRQVSELKALLNDIPGLKIRTVGRQVVLEGRLSGEYLARAKEAAKFYDNVLVLAEEQSGAATKADSAQVLAEVQAMLGQIPGIKIKSVGRQIIIDGDLHQVDMSRIELLKERYPDVLVLAQPMSEFLAPMIYFDVRITEFAKDDVEELGVNWSTSINGPTLAFNADGGTNKLYRGQFPSSSGTFDTLNQVVGGAGSHAYWGIASELTSRINLLEKNGSALTLASPRLGARSGGKAELTVGGQVPVVTSSINGPSVEYKDYGVLLNIEPQLYGNEHIATRVLAEISQVDKANQVGDYPAFKTRRTENEVQLKVGETLVLSGLVSEDSQATIEGIVWLKDLPLIGSLFRNKSAKNNRTELVIFITPRLMTNGPDSPTAQEQTRMNNMVERYQKSFGSIELID from the coding sequence ATGAACATTCGACGCGTATTGGTTTTTTTCTGTGCCATGTGCCTGAGCGCTTACGCCCAGGCCAACGAGATCCCACCCTCCATCGTGCTGTATGACGGTGATGTCAGCGTACTCAAGGCACCCGGAATCGAGCGGGTAGCTGTGGGTGATGTAGAGATCATCAGCGCCACCCTGCTGAAGAATGAAGAGGTGGTCATTACCGCGCAGAAGCCCGGCGAAACCACCGTGCAAATCTGGTTCGAGGATGAAACCCGCCAGCAAATGAGTGTGGTGGTAGCCAAAGCCAATGGTTATCGCCAAGTTAGTGAGCTCAAGGCGCTGCTCAACGATATTCCAGGTTTGAAAATTCGCACCGTAGGCCGTCAGGTGGTACTGGAAGGCCGCTTGAGCGGTGAATACCTGGCCCGCGCCAAAGAGGCGGCGAAGTTCTACGACAATGTGCTGGTATTGGCCGAGGAGCAAAGCGGTGCCGCCACCAAAGCCGACTCCGCGCAAGTACTGGCGGAAGTCCAGGCCATGCTCGGGCAGATTCCCGGCATCAAGATCAAATCGGTAGGCCGCCAGATCATCATTGATGGTGACCTGCACCAGGTCGACATGTCGCGTATCGAACTGCTCAAAGAGCGCTATCCGGATGTGCTGGTACTGGCCCAGCCGATGTCCGAATTCCTCGCACCAATGATCTACTTCGATGTACGCATCACCGAGTTTGCCAAAGACGATGTGGAAGAGCTGGGGGTTAACTGGAGCACCAGCATCAATGGCCCGACCCTGGCTTTCAACGCCGACGGCGGCACCAACAAGCTCTACCGCGGCCAGTTCCCTAGCAGCAGTGGCACCTTCGACACCTTGAACCAAGTTGTCGGAGGTGCCGGCTCACACGCTTACTGGGGTATCGCCAGTGAATTGACATCGCGCATCAACCTGCTGGAGAAAAATGGCTCGGCCCTAACTCTCGCATCGCCACGCCTCGGAGCTCGTAGCGGCGGCAAAGCCGAGCTGACGGTCGGCGGCCAGGTGCCAGTGGTCACCAGCAGCATCAACGGCCCATCGGTGGAGTACAAAGATTACGGCGTGCTGCTCAACATCGAACCACAGCTGTACGGCAACGAGCACATTGCAACCCGTGTACTCGCCGAAATCAGTCAGGTCGACAAGGCCAACCAGGTCGGCGACTACCCAGCATTCAAGACCCGGCGCACCGAGAACGAGGTGCAGCTAAAGGTCGGTGAAACCTTAGTGCTTTCTGGCTTGGTCTCCGAAGACAGCCAAGCCACGATCGAAGGCATCGTCTGGCTCAAAGATCTGCCGCTTATCGGCTCGCTGTTCCGCAATAAGAGCGCCAAGAACAACCGCACCGAACTGGTGATTTTCATCACCCCGCGCCTGATGACCAATGGCCCTGACTCGCCGACCGCGCAAGAACAAACGCGCATGAACAACATGGTCGAGCGCTATCAGAAATCCTTCGGCTCCATTGAGCTTATCGACTGA